A single window of Caldisericia bacterium DNA harbors:
- the ispG gene encoding flavodoxin-dependent (E)-4-hydroxy-3-methylbut-2-enyl-diphosphate synthase: MKRKVYVGDVVIGGEEIILQGMAKSDTNDVDKVLEEIEDMVEEGASLVRVAVPDRKSIDALREIVKRSPVPIIADIHFNPELAILSMDAGVKKIRLNPSNIRNERDIERIVNKAKEMKIPIRVGVNSGSIVYEGKKGKVNSDDLIESLKREVSILEKLSFKDIVLSAKSPDVMLTIETYRKMKELFPYPIHLGVTATGGGEEGLIKSSIAIGYLLMEGIGDTIRVSLTGSSSDEVRVGRLILENLGLRKRERVEIIACPKCGRCNKDFDKILERVREEIGNLKIPIKVAVMGCEVNALGEAGQADYGIALTRGKILLFKKGVKIKFVDEENAVDELKKLIESEVKDASI, translated from the coding sequence ATGAAAAGGAAAGTTTATGTTGGAGATGTAGTTATAGGGGGAGAGGAGATTATTCTTCAGGGAATGGCAAAAAGTGATACAAATGATGTAGATAAAGTCCTTGAAGAGATAGAGGATATGGTTGAAGAGGGTGCCTCCCTTGTAAGGGTTGCTGTCCCTGATAGAAAAAGCATAGACGCTTTAAGAGAAATAGTTAAAAGAAGTCCTGTTCCGATAATTGCCGATATACATTTTAACCCTGAGCTTGCAATACTCTCAATGGATGCTGGAGTAAAGAAGATAAGACTTAATCCATCAAATATAAGAAACGAAAGAGATATAGAGAGAATTGTAAATAAGGCGAAGGAGATGAAAATTCCCATAAGGGTTGGTGTAAACTCTGGTTCAATTGTGTATGAGGGAAAGAAAGGGAAAGTAAACTCAGATGATCTCATTGAATCTTTAAAAAGGGAGGTTTCTATACTTGAAAAACTTTCTTTTAAAGACATAGTCCTTTCTGCAAAGTCACCAGATGTAATGTTAACCATAGAAACATACAGGAAGATGAAAGAGCTCTTTCCATACCCAATTCATCTTGGAGTTACAGCAACAGGGGGTGGAGAGGAGGGATTGATTAAATCCAGTATAGCCATTGGATATCTTTTAATGGAAGGAATTGGAGATACAATAAGGGTATCCCTCACAGGTTCATCAAGTGATGAGGTTAGAGTGGGGAGACTCATCCTTGAGAATCTTGGATTAAGAAAGAGGGAAAGGGTTGAGATAATTGCCTGTCCAAAGTGTGGAAGATGTAATAAAGATTTTGATAAAATTCTTGAAAGGGTGAGAGAAGAAATTGGAAACTTGAAGATACCAATTAAAGTTGCAGTTATGGGATGTGAAGTTAATGCTCTGGGAGAGGCAGGACAGGCAGACTATGGAATTGCTTTAACAAGAGGAAAGATACTTCTATTTAAAAAGGGAGTGAAGATAAAATTTGTTGATGAGGAGAATGCAGTTGATGAATTAAAAAAACTTATAGAAAGTGAGGTGAAGGATGCTTCTATCTAA
- a CDS encoding proline--tRNA ligase, translated as MLLSKMFVPTLREDPSDAESISHKLMLRAGLIRQISSGIYVFLPLGFRVLNKVVNIVREEMNRIGAQELLMPALLPREPWDETGRWDVYGDELFKLKDRKGRDFCLGPTHEEIITLIVKNTIKSYKNLPILLYQIQTKFRDEIRPRFGVMRSREFLMKDLYSFHDSWESLSESYKEIFNAYKRIFDRFKLKYIPVEADSGAIGGKVSHEFVAESEIGECEFVVCENCGYAANIEAAKSKLVKPEDEKDEPLELVHTPGMKKVEEVSSFLKVPPYKLLKSILYIVDGEPVLAVVRGDDEINEVKLKNYLKAKEIRLATEEEIERYTGGPLGFTGPIGFKGRIIADMRVEGVKGGVSGSNKKDYHYKGVSFGRDFESDEIVDIREVRDGDPCPVCGSPLKKKVGIELGHTFQLGTKYSESMKAYFQTKEGELKPFIMGCYGIGMARIIAATIEQYHDDKGIVWTNEIAPYHVIVIPLKEDEKILVDSKKIYEKLLESHFEVVYEDRPLSPGEKFKDADLIGFPYKLIFGKGYLKDGLIEVKRRRDGEVFKIKPEEIEEFLRREIYES; from the coding sequence ATGCTTCTATCTAAAATGTTTGTTCCAACATTGAGAGAAGATCCAAGCGATGCTGAAAGCATAAGTCATAAATTGATGCTTAGAGCTGGACTTATAAGGCAGATTAGTTCTGGAATTTATGTATTCTTACCTCTTGGTTTTAGAGTTTTAAACAAGGTGGTGAATATAGTTAGAGAGGAGATGAACAGAATTGGTGCCCAGGAACTTTTGATGCCAGCACTCCTTCCAAGGGAACCATGGGATGAAACAGGTAGGTGGGATGTTTATGGAGATGAACTCTTCAAATTAAAAGATAGGAAGGGAAGGGACTTCTGTCTTGGTCCAACCCATGAAGAAATAATAACATTGATTGTAAAAAACACGATAAAATCCTATAAGAACCTACCTATACTTTTATACCAGATTCAAACCAAGTTTAGGGATGAGATAAGACCAAGATTTGGAGTTATGAGAAGTAGAGAGTTCCTCATGAAGGATCTTTACTCATTTCATGATTCTTGGGAGTCTCTTTCAGAATCCTATAAAGAGATATTTAACGCATACAAAAGAATATTTGATAGATTCAAATTAAAATATATCCCTGTTGAAGCTGATTCTGGGGCAATAGGTGGGAAGGTTTCCCATGAGTTTGTCGCTGAAAGTGAAATAGGAGAATGTGAATTTGTTGTGTGTGAAAATTGTGGATACGCAGCAAATATAGAGGCAGCAAAGAGTAAACTTGTAAAACCAGAAGATGAAAAGGACGAACCACTTGAACTTGTCCATACACCAGGGATGAAAAAAGTAGAAGAGGTTAGTAGTTTCCTTAAAGTTCCTCCTTATAAACTTCTTAAATCCATACTTTACATCGTTGATGGAGAACCAGTTCTTGCCGTAGTTAGAGGGGATGATGAGATAAATGAGGTTAAACTCAAAAACTATCTTAAGGCTAAAGAGATTAGACTTGCCACAGAAGAGGAGATAGAGAGATATACAGGTGGTCCACTTGGATTTACAGGTCCCATTGGATTTAAAGGAAGAATAATAGCAGACATGAGAGTTGAGGGTGTAAAGGGTGGAGTTTCAGGTTCAAACAAAAAAGATTATCACTATAAGGGTGTCTCCTTTGGAAGGGATTTTGAATCAGATGAAATTGTTGATATAAGGGAGGTGAGAGATGGAGATCCCTGTCCAGTCTGTGGTTCTCCTCTTAAGAAGAAGGTTGGGATTGAATTGGGACATACATTCCAGCTTGGAACAAAATATTCAGAAAGTATGAAGGCATACTTCCAAACAAAGGAGGGAGAACTAAAGCCATTCATAATGGGATGCTATGGAATTGGAATGGCAAGGATAATTGCTGCAACCATTGAGCAGTATCATGACGATAAGGGAATTGTATGGACAAATGAGATTGCACCATACCATGTTATTGTTATTCCATTAAAAGAGGATGAGAAAATCCTTGTGGATTCAAAGAAGATTTATGAGAAACTCCTTGAATCTCATTTTGAAGTCGTTTATGAGGATAGACCCCTTTCGCCTGGAGAGAAGTTTAAAGATGCTGATTTAATTGGTTTTCCCTATAAACTCATATTTGGAAAGGGGTATCTAAAGGATGGTTTAATAGAGGTTAAAAGGAGAAGGGATGGAGAAGTTTTTAAAATAAAGCCTGAAGAGATAGAGGAGTTTCTAAGGAGAGAGATATATGAAAGTTAG
- a CDS encoding glycosyltransferase family 2 protein has protein sequence MKVSVIIPAFNEERTIGGVVKIAKNNPFVDEVIVVNDASTDRTPIIAKKSGAKVINFKENKGKGWAYYEGVKASKGDIIVFLDGDLIGLKQNHITELIRPIIEGEVVTTCGIFEKGRFLTDFSHKITPFLSGQRALKREVWENFSYDPNVKYGFEIVLTEYFWSNRIKVKYVILEGVTQLMKEEKVGKQKGRRWRFKMYRDIAKSVIKIAVKKITGDED, from the coding sequence ATGAAAGTTAGCGTTATAATTCCTGCCTTTAATGAGGAGAGAACAATAGGGGGAGTTGTGAAAATTGCAAAAAACAATCCTTTTGTTGATGAAGTAATTGTGGTTAACGATGCATCCACTGATAGAACACCAATTATTGCAAAGAAAAGTGGAGCTAAGGTAATAAATTTTAAAGAGAACAAGGGGAAAGGATGGGCATATTACGAAGGAGTAAAGGCAAGTAAAGGTGATATAATTGTTTTCCTGGATGGAGACCTAATTGGTCTTAAACAGAATCATATTACAGAACTTATAAGACCTATAATTGAGGGGGAAGTTGTAACCACATGCGGAATCTTTGAGAAGGGAAGATTCTTAACAGATTTCTCACATAAAATAACTCCCTTCCTTTCAGGTCAAAGGGCACTAAAGAGAGAGGTGTGGGAAAATTTCTCCTATGATCCAAATGTAAAATATGGATTTGAAATTGTATTAACAGAGTATTTCTGGAGTAACAGGATAAAGGTAAAATATGTTATCCTTGAGGGGGTTACCCAACTGATGAAGGAAGAGAAAGTGGGCAAACAAAAGGGGAGAAGATGGAGATTCAAAATGTATAGGGATATTGCAAAGTCAGTCATAAAAATAGCAGTAAAAAAGATAACAGGCGACGAAGACTAA